The following is a genomic window from Niabella soli DSM 19437.
TGTTTTGATTACCGGTGCTTCCCAGGGGTTGGGCTATGCCATTGCCGAAGTTTTTGCAAAAAAGGGAAACAGGGTGCTGCTTTCTTCGCGTAATGAAGTGCGTTTGTATAATGCCCTGGAAACATTGCAGACCCATTATCCCGAAACAGCATTCAGGGCGAAGGCTTTTGATCTTTCTGTAAAAGAAAACGCCCTTGCGCTGGGCGCCTGGGCGCTTGAGTTTGGCGCTCCTGATGTACTGGTAAATAATGCAGGCGTATTTGAGCCGGGAAGCGTAAGTAATGAAGCGGACGGGGCATTGGAAAGTCAGATGGCGGTGAATCTTTACAGCGCCTATTATCTTACCCGCACGCTGTTGCCTGCCATGAAGGAAAAGAGAAGCGGTTTTATATTTAATATGTGCTCCATAGCCGGGTTGCGCGCCTACACCAACGGCGGTTCCTATAGTATCAGTAAATTTGCGCTGAATGGTTTTAGTCAGAACCTGAGGGAGGAATTGAAATCTTCCGGAATTAAAGTGGCTGCTATTTTCCCGGGAGCGGTAAAAACAGCGTCCTGGGGGGATTTTGACAATAGTGAAAAACGGATTATGGAGGCAGCCGATGTGGCTAAACTGATTGAAGCGGCTACCCAACTGTCTGCAGGGGCCTGTGTGGAAGACATTATTTTAAGACCACAGTTGGGTGATTTATAAAGCGGACATATGAATCGTTTATTTTCGTACAGTATGAAAAAGCTAGGATTAGTAGCAGCACTAATGGTTGCCACTTTAATTGTTGGTGCGCAAAACAGTACCCTGGAAGCACGCATTAAGAACAATCTTTATCTTAATGTATATGTTAATAAAACCACCTGTTATGTAGGAGAGCCAATAGTGGTTACCTATAAATTATATTCTTCGCTGGAATCGGTTTCCTCGGTAACAAAGGATCCGGAGTTTAAGGGTTTTGAGCTTCGGGATCTTGTTGGGTCGGAAGATGATGTAGTGAGCCGCCAGACCATTGATGGCAAAAGCTTCGATGTACATACGATCCGCAAAGTACAACTGACCCCTACAGAGGCGGGCAAACTGGTGCTGGATGCCATGGTGTTGAACAACAGGATTAAGCTGATTGATAATTCAGGCAACAGGAGCCCCCTGTTGGATGGCATTGATGACAATATTGCGCTGAAGAACGGCGATTACCGGATCTCCATTGCCTCCGTACCTATTAATATAAATGTACAGGAAGCGCCTGCCAATGTGAAGCCCGCAACGGTTTATAATGGCGCGGTAGGGGATTTTAAAATGAATGTATACCTCTCAAAAGTAAACCTGACACCGGGAGAACAGGGTACCTTACAGATCACCATTTCTGGAACAGGTGATTTCAGCCAGGTAACACAACCTATTGTGGAATGGCCCTCAGGCGTTACGGCGGCGGCGGCCCAGGTACAGGAGCAATACGATCGCAAAAGCAAAACGGCTCCCGGGATGAAGGTGTTCAGCATTCCTTTTACCGCCACCAACAAAGGGAGCTATACTATAATGCCTGTAAAATTTTCTTATTTTGACGCCACCCGCAACCGGCACAATACCGTCAGCAACCCCCCCGTAACTTTTTATGTAAGAACAGGGGCAGCCGCTCCCACTACTAAAACCACGGCCAATGACCAGGCGGAACGCAATGATAACTATGGTGCGCTATTGGTAGGATTGGGGATTGTTGCCTTATTGGTAGTGGCAGGTATGCTGATTAGCCGGGCGAAAAAGAAAAAGCAAGGGCAGCAGCCCGCACAACCGGCACCTTTACGCACGCAACCCGTTTCTCCTGTTCCATTGCCGCATAACCCCAGCCCTGATGTGGATGCGCTGTTGCAGGCAGCAGAAGAAGCGGTTGCCAAACCGGGCAATTCCTTTTACAGCGCCTTAAGACAAGGAAT
Proteins encoded in this region:
- a CDS encoding SDR family oxidoreductase — translated: MNVLITGASQGLGYAIAEVFAKKGNRVLLSSRNEVRLYNALETLQTHYPETAFRAKAFDLSVKENALALGAWALEFGAPDVLVNNAGVFEPGSVSNEADGALESQMAVNLYSAYYLTRTLLPAMKEKRSGFIFNMCSIAGLRAYTNGGSYSISKFALNGFSQNLREELKSSGIKVAAIFPGAVKTASWGDFDNSEKRIMEAADVAKLIEAATQLSAGACVEDIILRPQLGDL
- a CDS encoding BatD family protein, yielding MKKLGLVAALMVATLIVGAQNSTLEARIKNNLYLNVYVNKTTCYVGEPIVVTYKLYSSLESVSSVTKDPEFKGFELRDLVGSEDDVVSRQTIDGKSFDVHTIRKVQLTPTEAGKLVLDAMVLNNRIKLIDNSGNRSPLLDGIDDNIALKNGDYRISIASVPININVQEAPANVKPATVYNGAVGDFKMNVYLSKVNLTPGEQGTLQITISGTGDFSQVTQPIVEWPSGVTAAAAQVQEQYDRKSKTAPGMKVFSIPFTATNKGSYTIMPVKFSYFDATRNRHNTVSNPPVTFYVRTGAAAPTTKTTANDQAERNDNYGALLVGLGIVALLVVAGMLISRAKKKKQGQQPAQPAPLRTQPVSPVPLPHNPSPDVDALLQAAEEAVAKPGNSFYSALRQGMIHFFEQKYQVPAKLFYKSTLKDTMTEKTVPEYLQNEVFHMLTEIEMSIYSAGGLTGDRVRMLEKTKAILKKL